From Streptomyces sp. NBC_00775, one genomic window encodes:
- a CDS encoding NAD-dependent epimerase/dehydratase family protein, translating into MQVLVAGGTGVIGRQLVPLLRSAGHDVVVLSRPGRSATAADRLGAKVVEADALDRAAVAKALRSAAPQAVVNMLTAIPAEINPRRLAKDFELTNRLRTEGTRNLLEAARDIGVQRVVSQGLAYAYDPSGTGAADEEAPLWKNPPKQFVPVLGALRDLERQTLLAEGAVLRLGHLYGPGTIYAPDGSFVQQVRAGKVPLVGGGTATFSFTHTRDAAAAVVAALKSDYSGVLNVVDDEPAPMNVWLPELADILGARKPKGAPAALARMAVGGWGVAFMTQLRGADNARAKLQLDWTPRYPTWRTGFTAELRNTASPAAA; encoded by the coding sequence ATGCAAGTTCTCGTCGCCGGCGGGACCGGCGTCATCGGTCGGCAGCTGGTGCCGCTGCTGCGCTCGGCGGGCCACGACGTGGTCGTGCTGTCCCGTCCCGGACGCAGCGCGACGGCCGCCGACCGGCTCGGCGCGAAGGTCGTCGAGGCCGACGCCCTGGACCGCGCGGCCGTCGCCAAGGCGCTGCGCTCCGCCGCGCCGCAGGCCGTCGTCAACATGCTCACGGCCATCCCGGCCGAGATCAATCCGCGCCGCCTGGCCAAGGACTTCGAACTGACCAACCGGCTGCGCACCGAAGGCACCCGCAACCTCCTCGAAGCCGCCCGCGACATCGGCGTACAACGGGTCGTCTCGCAGGGCCTCGCCTACGCGTACGACCCGAGCGGCACGGGCGCCGCCGACGAGGAGGCGCCGCTGTGGAAGAACCCGCCCAAGCAGTTCGTGCCGGTGCTCGGCGCCCTGCGTGACCTGGAGCGGCAGACGCTGCTCGCCGAAGGCGCCGTACTGCGTCTCGGGCACCTCTACGGGCCGGGCACGATCTACGCCCCCGACGGCTCGTTCGTCCAGCAGGTGAGGGCGGGCAAGGTGCCCCTGGTCGGCGGCGGTACCGCGACGTTCTCCTTCACCCACACCCGGGACGCCGCCGCCGCGGTGGTCGCGGCGCTGAAGTCCGACTACAGCGGCGTACTGAACGTGGTGGACGACGAGCCCGCGCCGATGAACGTCTGGCTGCCCGAACTCGCCGACATCCTCGGCGCGCGCAAGCCCAAGGGCGCGCCTGCCGCGCTCGCCCGGATGGCGGTCGGCGGCTGGGGCGTCGCCTTCATGACCCAGCTGCGCGGCGCGGACAACGCCCGCGCCAAGCTGCAGCTCGACTGGACCCCGCGGTACCCCACCTGGCGTACCGGGTTCACCGCGGAGCTGCGCAACACGGCCTCGCCGGCCGCTGCTTGA
- a CDS encoding thioesterase II family protein, protein MAGGTAEPPARPRTEPWLSRTPAPDATARLFCFPYPGLGASTYRHWPDRVGGAELCRVQPPGREARRGEEHYGTYEAFAARAADALLPWLDRPFALLGHSTGALQAFALTVRLARRQLPLPARLFVSSQVAPHHGPWGPLLRMTDAQLVTEIGRLTRVMGGAESLATLTAGLRVLRADVTAAQRYSVQLPVPLPVGVHAIGWRDDDQVAPERMAGWAACSAQGAFRRVTLPGGHHAFLDAPPPLLAELAHELGEFTDDSDRHHIDELSQRRTVARPEVTHRSRAAGA, encoded by the coding sequence ATGGCCGGCGGCACCGCTGAGCCGCCCGCGCGGCCGAGGACCGAACCCTGGCTGTCCCGTACGCCCGCGCCGGACGCCACCGCCCGCCTGTTCTGCTTTCCGTACCCGGGCCTCGGTGCCTCGACCTACCGGCACTGGCCGGACCGCGTCGGCGGCGCCGAACTCTGCCGGGTCCAGCCGCCGGGCCGCGAGGCGCGCCGGGGCGAGGAGCACTACGGCACGTACGAGGCGTTCGCCGCACGGGCCGCCGACGCGCTGCTGCCCTGGCTCGACCGGCCCTTCGCCCTCCTCGGGCACAGCACCGGAGCGCTCCAGGCCTTCGCGCTCACCGTGCGGCTGGCCCGGCGGCAACTGCCGTTACCGGCAAGGCTCTTCGTCTCCTCCCAGGTGGCGCCCCACCACGGTCCATGGGGGCCGCTGCTGCGCATGACCGACGCGCAGCTCGTCACCGAGATCGGCAGACTCACCCGGGTCATGGGCGGCGCGGAGTCGCTCGCCACCCTCACCGCGGGGCTGCGCGTACTGCGGGCCGACGTCACCGCCGCCCAGCGCTACAGCGTCCAACTCCCGGTGCCCCTGCCCGTCGGTGTGCACGCCATCGGCTGGCGCGACGACGACCAGGTGGCGCCGGAGCGGATGGCGGGCTGGGCGGCCTGCTCGGCGCAGGGCGCCTTCCGCCGCGTCACCCTGCCCGGCGGGCACCACGCCTTCCTCGACGCACCACCGCCGCTGCTCGCCGAACTCGCCCACGAGCTCGGCGAGTTCACCGATGACAGTGACCGGCATCACATCGACGAGCTGTCGCAGCGGCGCACCGTCGCCCGTCCTGAAGTCACCCATCGTTCCCGGGCAGCCGGGGCCTGA
- a CDS encoding helix-turn-helix domain-containing protein, giving the protein MKPPLSVSSGIGRRLREQRRRRGLNQQDLASEDISVSYVSLIETGKRMPSPAILEALADRVGCSVEYLRTGRDDNRGKELRLKLAFADIALRNGAYGEALQSYAEVLESAPLLDAPALRRAKLGQALTMERLGRTEPALHLLHALYESPDTTPGSAEWAQLAIALCRCYRAAGDLDMSIEIGEKATRTLDDLGLEMTDDHVQLGTALMGCYQLRGNLPRAHMLAARLVETADSTGSRATRGSAYWNAGLVAHSRGRTSEALALIERALVLMAQTDNVRHQAMLKGSYGILLLESHTPEPARALRLLKEARRDLAEVGTALERALAEMGVAWATLRCGRAEEAVTLAERALGLFSAQDTVEVVEARFILGEALFATGEGGRGESAFHEAVRQLGRLTPTRKTSKLWRRLGDFWQHQGRSAEALGAYQQALAGVGLHPLPAPEPVLMEHLPAMEPVPTEHLPGAEPVPTEHAPAIEPVLTERQR; this is encoded by the coding sequence ATGAAACCGCCACTGAGCGTGTCCAGCGGCATCGGCCGGCGTCTGCGTGAACAGCGCCGGCGGCGCGGCCTCAACCAACAGGACCTGGCCTCCGAAGACATATCCGTCAGTTATGTGTCCCTGATCGAGACGGGCAAGAGAATGCCGTCGCCCGCGATCCTCGAAGCGCTCGCCGACCGCGTGGGCTGCTCCGTGGAGTATCTGCGCACCGGACGCGACGACAACCGCGGCAAGGAGCTCCGGCTCAAACTCGCGTTCGCGGACATCGCGCTGCGCAACGGGGCGTACGGCGAGGCCCTCCAGTCCTACGCCGAAGTCCTCGAGTCTGCCCCGCTCCTCGACGCGCCGGCGCTGCGCAGGGCGAAGCTCGGGCAGGCCCTGACCATGGAACGGCTGGGCCGCACCGAGCCCGCTCTCCACCTCCTGCACGCCCTCTACGAATCACCCGACACCACACCGGGCTCCGCCGAGTGGGCCCAGCTGGCGATCGCGCTGTGCCGTTGCTATCGCGCCGCCGGTGACCTGGACATGAGCATCGAGATAGGCGAGAAGGCCACCCGCACTCTCGACGATCTCGGGCTCGAGATGACGGACGACCATGTGCAGCTCGGCACCGCCCTGATGGGCTGCTACCAGCTGCGCGGCAACCTGCCCCGGGCTCATATGCTGGCCGCCCGGCTGGTCGAGACCGCGGACTCCACGGGTTCGCGGGCGACGCGCGGCTCGGCGTACTGGAACGCGGGCCTGGTCGCCCACTCCCGCGGCCGGACCAGTGAGGCGCTCGCCCTCATCGAGCGAGCCCTGGTGCTCATGGCGCAGACCGACAACGTCCGGCACCAGGCGATGCTCAAGGGTTCGTACGGCATCCTGCTGCTCGAATCCCATACGCCGGAGCCCGCGCGGGCACTGCGGCTCCTCAAGGAGGCGCGGCGCGATCTGGCCGAAGTCGGCACCGCCCTGGAGCGCGCGCTCGCCGAAATGGGCGTCGCCTGGGCCACGTTGAGGTGCGGTCGCGCCGAGGAGGCGGTGACGCTCGCCGAGCGGGCGCTGGGCCTGTTCAGCGCGCAGGACACCGTGGAGGTCGTCGAGGCGCGGTTCATCCTCGGTGAGGCGCTCTTCGCGACCGGGGAGGGCGGGCGCGGCGAGTCCGCGTTCCACGAGGCCGTACGGCAGTTGGGCCGGCTCACGCCGACCAGGAAGACGTCGAAGCTGTGGCGCAGGCTCGGCGACTTCTGGCAGCACCAGGGGCGGTCGGCCGAGGCACTGGGCGCCTATCAGCAGGCGCTGGCGGGGGTCGGGCTGCATCCGCTGCCGGCGCCCGAGCCGGTGCTGATGGAACACCTGCCCGCGATGGAGCCGGTGCCGACGGAACACCTGCCCGGGGCCGAGCCGGTGCCGACGGAACACGCGCCCGCGATCGAGCCGGTGCTGACCGAGCGGCAGCGCTGA
- a CDS encoding flavin monoamine oxidase family protein: MRPQLNRRSLLGAGVALGAGAATTAAVASPARAQTTEGADAVVDTVVVGAGLAGLTAARKLVAAGKKVLVLEARDRVGGRVHDIGLANGGTIERGGQFTGPTQTRLQALADELGVKTFTGYNTGESIYYTADGTLIRYSGALPPMDNDSYQALGQAIYQLDTLASTIPVDAPWTAPKAEELDGQTFASWIEGNVTNANAKTILHLMSNGALSAESRDISLLWILNYIAVAGNETNPGNLTRLISTLGGARDSRFVGGPYQLVTKMAAALGSKVVLKAPVRRIVQSGSSALVVADGLAVTASSVVVALPPTLAGRIVYSPALPATRDQLTQRFPLSSIGKAIAVYDKPFWRDAGLNGQVAALTGTTRSTFDNSPPDGSYGALLAFLDGDQMRAVEDKSDATIKQLILDDLARYFGSQAATPTEFVLGRWDAEEYTRGGAPGFTPPGVLTRFGSSIRKTAGVIHWAGAETATFWNGHMEGAVRSGEQAAADILKG, encoded by the coding sequence ATGAGACCGCAACTGAACCGCAGAAGCCTCCTCGGCGCCGGTGTCGCCCTGGGGGCGGGCGCCGCCACCACGGCCGCCGTCGCGAGCCCGGCCCGGGCGCAGACCACCGAGGGCGCGGACGCCGTCGTCGACACCGTGGTCGTCGGCGCGGGCCTCGCGGGGCTGACCGCGGCCCGCAAGCTGGTCGCCGCCGGCAAGAAGGTGCTGGTTCTGGAGGCCCGGGACCGGGTGGGCGGCCGGGTCCACGACATAGGTCTCGCCAACGGCGGAACCATAGAGCGCGGCGGCCAGTTCACCGGCCCCACCCAGACCCGGCTGCAGGCGCTGGCCGACGAACTCGGCGTCAAGACGTTCACCGGCTACAACACCGGCGAGAGCATCTACTACACCGCCGACGGCACCCTGATCCGCTACAGCGGCGCGCTGCCGCCCATGGACAACGACTCCTACCAGGCCCTCGGCCAGGCCATCTACCAGCTCGACACCCTCGCCTCGACCATCCCGGTGGACGCGCCCTGGACCGCGCCCAAGGCCGAGGAGCTCGACGGGCAGACCTTCGCGAGCTGGATCGAGGGCAACGTCACCAACGCCAACGCGAAGACGATCCTGCATCTGATGTCCAACGGCGCGCTGTCCGCCGAGTCCCGCGACATCTCCCTGCTGTGGATCCTGAACTACATCGCGGTCGCCGGGAACGAGACCAACCCGGGCAACCTCACCCGGCTCATCAGCACCCTGGGCGGCGCCCGCGACTCGCGCTTCGTCGGCGGCCCCTACCAGCTCGTCACGAAGATGGCCGCGGCACTCGGCAGCAAGGTGGTGCTCAAGGCCCCGGTCCGGCGGATCGTCCAGTCGGGCAGCTCGGCCCTCGTCGTCGCCGACGGCCTCGCGGTGACGGCGAGTTCGGTCGTCGTCGCCCTCCCGCCCACCCTCGCCGGCCGCATCGTCTACAGCCCCGCGCTGCCCGCCACCCGCGACCAGCTCACCCAGCGCTTCCCGCTCTCCTCCATCGGCAAGGCGATCGCCGTCTACGACAAGCCGTTCTGGCGGGACGCCGGCCTCAACGGCCAGGTGGCGGCGCTGACCGGCACCACCCGCAGCACCTTCGACAACTCGCCTCCCGACGGCTCGTACGGCGCCCTGCTCGCCTTCCTCGACGGTGACCAGATGCGCGCGGTCGAGGACAAGAGCGACGCCACCATCAAGCAGCTGATCCTCGACGACCTGGCGCGCTACTTCGGCTCCCAGGCGGCCACGCCCACCGAGTTCGTGCTGGGGCGCTGGGACGCCGAGGAGTACACCCGTGGCGGCGCCCCCGGTTTCACGCCGCCCGGCGTCCTCACCCGTTTCGGCTCCTCCATCAGGAAGACCGCCGGAGTCATCCACTGGGCGGGCGCCGAGACCGCGACCTTCTGGAACGGGCACATGGAGGGCGCCGTCCGCTCCGGCGAGCAGGCCGCCGCGGACATCCTCAAGGGGTGA
- a CDS encoding cupin domain-containing protein, which produces MSAFRHEPVLVRGAEAETISHSTGAAFLLTDAGSTAGALSCHRVLLAPGADGSAPHYHARSSELFYVVAGAVQLLGGDKVVEAGRGDLVVVPPFMPHAFAAVPGSEAELLITITPGVDRFDYFRLLGRIVNGEAPYSDLLAVEDSFDSHSVHSEIWAAARSPQAA; this is translated from the coding sequence ATGTCTGCATTCCGCCATGAACCCGTACTCGTTCGGGGCGCTGAGGCCGAGACCATCAGCCACTCCACCGGCGCGGCGTTTCTGCTCACCGACGCGGGCAGCACCGCGGGGGCGCTCAGCTGCCACCGGGTACTGCTCGCCCCGGGCGCCGACGGCTCCGCGCCGCACTATCACGCCCGTTCGTCGGAGCTGTTCTATGTCGTCGCCGGCGCCGTGCAGTTGCTGGGCGGCGACAAGGTCGTCGAGGCGGGCCGCGGCGACCTGGTGGTCGTACCGCCGTTCATGCCGCACGCCTTCGCCGCGGTACCGGGATCGGAGGCAGAGCTGCTGATCACCATCACGCCGGGCGTCGACCGCTTCGACTACTTCCGGCTGCTCGGCCGGATCGTCAACGGCGAGGCCCCGTACTCGGATCTGCTGGCCGTCGAGGACAGCTTCGACAGCCACTCGGTGCACAGCGAGATCTGGGCGGCCGCGCGTTCACCGCAGGCGGCCTGA
- a CDS encoding TIGR03618 family F420-dependent PPOX class oxidoreductase, protein MSTTTRYPLTAPVRRALTSGHLAHMVTLNPDGSPQVACVWVGLDEEDRVVSGHLYEQQKIRNLRRDPRVALSMASGVKSPDGMEYHFVAHGTAEVLEGGAVALLGRIAVPYLDAGASWPAARFANATGFVVRVTIDRVTGFGPWD, encoded by the coding sequence GTGAGCACCACAACGCGCTACCCGCTGACCGCACCGGTGCGCCGGGCTCTCACCTCCGGACATCTCGCGCACATGGTGACCCTGAACCCGGACGGCAGCCCGCAGGTGGCCTGTGTCTGGGTGGGACTCGACGAGGAGGACCGGGTCGTCTCCGGCCACCTCTACGAGCAGCAGAAGATCCGCAATCTGCGCCGCGACCCGCGGGTCGCCCTCTCCATGGCATCGGGGGTCAAGAGCCCCGACGGCATGGAGTACCACTTCGTGGCGCACGGCACCGCGGAGGTCCTGGAGGGCGGCGCCGTCGCCCTGCTCGGCCGGATCGCCGTGCCCTACCTGGACGCCGGAGCGTCCTGGCCCGCGGCCCGCTTCGCGAACGCCACCGGCTTCGTCGTCCGCGTCACCATCGACCGGGTGACCGGCTTCGGCCCCTGGGACTGA
- a CDS encoding IS701 family transposase, protein MSLNADLNATRERGRGDGLSEYCAYLFSPFARSDQRRWGEVYVRGLLDASGRKTPARISEHVLGRRASQSLQQFVSQSPWEVTDVRKRLAEQVFLAAEPDAWVVDEVVFPKNGNHSAGVARQFVPAEGRTANCQLGLAVSLATEDASIPVNWRLLMPPHWDDDERRRGAARVPDVERHQPRWRHVLHSLDEMVQEWDLRPAPILADWRHEPDVLPLLDGLEARGLGYLVEVAGGAPLLAAPSANGSPVVLGTAADMMHTAGRRSARVTLAWREGVESRVRQSQFLAAQIPAGPGGPAVRHGERRFRRPRQLLVEWPAGRPQPRTYWVTNLGSRRLPDLVSTAKLRWRSRYDLGRLREECGLVDFEGRSFRGWHHHVTLASAAHGFQALERLAARRAAGAIRRHGTVPAVPAVPAVSSVSS, encoded by the coding sequence ATGTCTTTGAACGCTGACCTGAACGCCACGCGGGAGCGGGGCCGGGGAGACGGTCTCTCCGAATACTGCGCGTATCTCTTCTCGCCGTTCGCCCGCTCCGACCAGCGCCGCTGGGGTGAGGTCTATGTGCGCGGACTGCTCGATGCCAGTGGCCGCAAGACTCCGGCCCGTATCTCCGAGCATGTCCTCGGCCGCCGCGCCTCCCAGTCACTGCAACAGTTCGTGAGCCAGAGTCCCTGGGAGGTGACGGATGTCCGTAAACGCCTCGCCGAACAGGTCTTCCTCGCAGCCGAACCCGATGCCTGGGTGGTGGACGAGGTGGTCTTCCCGAAGAACGGCAACCACTCGGCGGGCGTGGCCCGGCAGTTCGTGCCGGCCGAGGGCCGCACCGCCAACTGCCAACTGGGCCTGGCCGTGTCCCTCGCCACCGAGGACGCCAGCATCCCGGTGAACTGGCGGCTGCTGATGCCGCCGCACTGGGACGACGACGAGCGGCGGCGCGGCGCGGCCCGGGTGCCGGACGTCGAGCGCCACCAGCCCCGCTGGCGGCATGTGCTGCACAGCCTTGACGAGATGGTGCAGGAGTGGGACCTCAGGCCCGCTCCGATACTCGCCGACTGGCGGCACGAACCCGACGTCCTCCCGTTACTCGACGGGCTGGAGGCCCGCGGGCTCGGCTATCTCGTCGAAGTCGCCGGCGGCGCACCGCTGCTGGCGGCCCCGTCGGCGAACGGATCGCCCGTCGTGCTGGGCACGGCCGCCGACATGATGCACACGGCGGGCCGCCGCAGCGCACGCGTCACCCTCGCCTGGCGCGAAGGCGTCGAGAGCCGGGTGCGGCAGTCGCAGTTCCTCGCCGCGCAGATCCCGGCGGGCCCCGGCGGCCCGGCCGTCCGGCACGGCGAGCGCCGCTTCCGCAGGCCCCGCCAGCTCCTCGTCGAATGGCCGGCCGGGCGGCCGCAGCCGCGGACCTACTGGGTCACCAACCTCGGCTCGCGCCGGCTTCCCGATCTCGTCTCCACGGCGAAGCTGCGCTGGCGCTCCCGCTACGACCTCGGGCGGCTGCGCGAGGAGTGCGGCCTCGTCGACTTCGAGGGCCGCTCCTTCCGGGGCTGGCACCACCACGTGACGCTGGCCTCCGCGGCGCACGGTTTCCAGGCCCTGGAGCGGCTCGCGGCCCGCCGGGCGGCGGGCGCGATACGCCGGCACGGGACCGTGCCCGCCGTGCCCGCCGTGCCCGCCGTGTCCAGCGTCTCCTCATGA
- a CDS encoding nuclear transport factor 2 family protein has translation MTESTLLGASLTEQSIRDAVRDWYIALDQHVPLEQVLPYLVQDGLEMRFPEATLTTLDEFKGWYEAVTNRFFDEVHELKSVEVEPTARGEALVKVVVNWQAHIWNPPAARSQWLGFDAYQTWIVVAGEDGNPLVKTYIVDDLDPMEGSASL, from the coding sequence ATGACCGAATCCACCCTGCTCGGCGCCTCCTTGACCGAGCAGTCCATCCGTGACGCGGTCCGCGACTGGTACATCGCCCTGGACCAGCACGTCCCGCTGGAGCAGGTGCTGCCCTATCTCGTCCAGGACGGCCTGGAGATGCGCTTCCCCGAAGCGACGCTCACGACGCTGGACGAGTTCAAGGGCTGGTACGAGGCGGTGACCAACCGCTTCTTCGACGAGGTGCACGAGCTCAAGAGCGTCGAGGTGGAGCCCACCGCCCGCGGTGAGGCGCTTGTCAAGGTGGTTGTCAACTGGCAGGCCCACATCTGGAATCCGCCCGCGGCGCGCAGCCAGTGGCTGGGCTTCGACGCCTACCAGACCTGGATTGTCGTCGCAGGTGAGGACGGTAATCCGCTGGTGAAGACGTACATCGTGGACGACCTGGACCCCATGGAGGGCTCGGCGTCGCTGTAA
- a CDS encoding VOC family protein, with protein MSLRWSHVGLNCRDLGATEAFYERWFGFSRARTVELDDDRIVFLRQGDVYLELFHSDTEPLVKPAGDGPAQPGVARHLAFQTDDLDAFLTKVGDEVPVTLGPLHFDDFIPGWQSVWLTDPDGVIVEVSEGYRDASID; from the coding sequence ATGAGCCTGCGGTGGTCCCATGTGGGGCTCAACTGCCGTGATCTGGGCGCGACGGAGGCCTTCTACGAGCGGTGGTTCGGCTTCAGCCGGGCGCGCACGGTGGAACTGGACGACGACCGGATCGTGTTCCTGCGGCAGGGCGACGTCTATCTGGAACTGTTCCACTCCGACACCGAGCCGCTGGTGAAGCCGGCCGGGGACGGTCCCGCCCAGCCGGGCGTGGCCCGTCATCTGGCCTTCCAGACGGACGACTTGGACGCCTTCCTCACCAAGGTGGGCGACGAGGTCCCGGTGACGCTGGGCCCGCTGCACTTCGACGACTTCATCCCCGGGTGGCAGAGCGTGTGGCTGACCGACCCGGACGGGGTGATCGTGGAGGTCAGCGAGGGCTATCGGGACGCCTCCATCGACTGA
- a CDS encoding GMC family oxidoreductase, with translation MAEHEDHSDYDYIIVGAGTAGSVLAARLTEDPAVRVLLLEAGGNHIPANVDQAPLWFTLLGSEVDWGYTSVPQPALGGRSTYEPRGKIPGGSSNLYIMMHVRGHPSDFDAWAYQGAAGWSYEDLLPYFRRMEDQEDPHGPETGIGGPQVVTNAGAHHPNPLSRTFIDACVELGHTELDDFNGSRMIGAGWHHLDARDGRRRGALVSYLEPALDRPNLTLRTGAQVARLVIEDGRCTGVTYVQQEIAFTGEGRTVRNARPGEPGEHTVRAGAEVLLCAGAIESPKILLLSGVGSPEQLRPLGIEVTAGLPGVGENFHNHVLTGLIAETVEPVEQGHQNLSESALFATSRPGLIAPDLQIAFVHVPFDIIVGQQHPNAVSILPGVVRPQSRGTVRLASADPFAKPLVDPNYLGDRSDVERLVQAVKLSRDIFATSAFKEHLKGELLPGPDVRTDADIERFVRERADSYHHQAGSCRMGIDDLSVVDPDLKVHGVSGLRVVDASVMPAVPSGNCNTAIAAIAERAADLIKGGT, from the coding sequence ATGGCGGAACACGAGGACCACAGCGACTACGACTACATCATCGTGGGCGCGGGAACCGCGGGCTCCGTGCTCGCCGCCCGCCTCACCGAGGACCCCGCGGTACGGGTCCTGCTCCTGGAGGCCGGCGGCAACCACATCCCGGCCAACGTCGACCAGGCACCGCTCTGGTTCACCTTGCTGGGCTCCGAGGTCGACTGGGGCTACACGAGCGTTCCGCAGCCGGCGCTGGGCGGACGGTCGACGTACGAACCGCGGGGCAAGATCCCCGGCGGCAGCAGCAACCTGTACATCATGATGCACGTCCGCGGGCACCCCTCGGACTTCGACGCCTGGGCGTACCAGGGCGCCGCGGGCTGGTCATACGAGGACCTGCTGCCGTACTTCCGCAGGATGGAGGACCAGGAGGACCCGCACGGACCCGAGACGGGCATCGGCGGACCCCAGGTCGTCACCAACGCGGGCGCGCACCACCCCAATCCGCTCTCGCGCACCTTCATCGACGCGTGCGTGGAGCTGGGCCACACCGAGCTGGACGACTTCAACGGCTCGCGGATGATCGGCGCGGGCTGGCACCATCTCGACGCCCGCGACGGCAGGCGGCGCGGCGCGCTGGTCTCGTACCTCGAACCCGCCCTGGACCGGCCGAACCTGACACTCCGTACGGGCGCCCAGGTGGCCCGGCTGGTGATCGAGGACGGCCGCTGCACCGGTGTCACCTACGTCCAGCAGGAGATCGCCTTCACCGGCGAGGGGCGTACGGTACGCAACGCCCGGCCCGGCGAGCCCGGTGAGCACACGGTACGGGCGGGCGCCGAGGTCCTGCTGTGCGCGGGCGCGATCGAGTCGCCCAAGATCCTGCTGCTGTCCGGCGTCGGTTCCCCCGAGCAGCTGCGGCCGCTGGGCATCGAGGTCACCGCGGGGCTGCCGGGCGTGGGCGAGAACTTCCACAACCATGTGCTCACCGGACTCATCGCCGAGACCGTGGAGCCGGTCGAGCAGGGCCACCAGAACCTCTCCGAGTCGGCGCTCTTCGCCACCTCGCGGCCCGGACTGATCGCGCCCGACCTGCAAATCGCCTTCGTGCATGTGCCGTTCGACATCATCGTGGGCCAGCAGCACCCCAACGCGGTGAGCATCCTGCCCGGTGTGGTGCGCCCCCAGTCCCGCGGCACCGTGCGGCTGGCGAGCGCGGACCCGTTCGCCAAGCCGCTGGTCGACCCCAACTACCTGGGGGACCGCTCCGACGTCGAGCGGCTGGTGCAGGCGGTGAAGCTGTCCCGTGACATCTTCGCCACCTCCGCCTTCAAGGAGCACCTCAAGGGGGAGCTGCTGCCCGGCCCGGACGTGCGCACCGACGCCGACATCGAACGGTTCGTGCGCGAGCGCGCGGACAGCTACCACCACCAGGCCGGCTCGTGCCGCATGGGCATCGACGATCTCTCCGTCGTCGACCCGGACCTGAAGGTGCACGGCGTGAGCGGGCTGCGCGTCGTCGACGCGAGCGTGATGCCCGCGGTGCCCTCGGGCAACTGCAACACGGCCATCGCGGCGATCGCCGAGCGGGCCGCCGACCTCATCAAGGGGGGCACATGA
- a CDS encoding nuclear transport factor 2 family protein, with protein sequence MDTRQVVNSYYELANKGDWEAWTDLFAERQTMDEQLAGHVEGRETLRAMMKGFPAMYAAFTNTPRHIVIEGEQAAVVSHISAATHSGEPIEADVVNYFQVVDGRISYMSNHHDTVPFQPVLGTD encoded by the coding sequence GTGGACACCAGGCAAGTGGTGAACAGCTACTACGAGCTGGCCAACAAGGGTGACTGGGAGGCTTGGACGGATCTGTTCGCCGAGCGCCAGACCATGGACGAGCAGCTCGCCGGGCACGTCGAGGGGCGGGAGACCCTGCGCGCCATGATGAAGGGCTTCCCCGCGATGTACGCCGCGTTCACCAACACCCCGCGGCACATCGTGATCGAGGGCGAGCAGGCCGCCGTCGTCTCGCACATCTCGGCGGCCACGCACTCCGGCGAGCCGATCGAGGCCGACGTCGTCAACTACTTCCAGGTGGTCGACGGGCGGATCTCCTACATGTCGAACCACCACGACACCGTCCCGTTCCAGCCCGTACTCGGGACCGACTAG
- a CDS encoding nuclear transport factor 2 family protein: MSNTDLVLKMYEYFNSGQLDRIQEELFHPEISWKMPGHHPLSGDHRGAGQVMAFFGELFKAGVSVDNVHFGELDDGTVVEKHLGHAKADTEEYLFPTSTTYGIRDGRIADVQVHTADQHSVDRFMWTVFQLKPIDERIAV; the protein is encoded by the coding sequence GTGTCGAACACCGACCTCGTACTGAAGATGTACGAGTACTTCAACTCCGGCCAGCTGGACCGCATCCAGGAAGAGCTGTTCCACCCGGAGATCTCCTGGAAGATGCCCGGCCACCACCCGCTGTCCGGCGACCACCGGGGCGCGGGTCAGGTCATGGCCTTCTTCGGCGAGCTGTTCAAGGCCGGAGTCAGCGTCGACAACGTCCACTTCGGCGAACTGGACGACGGCACCGTCGTCGAGAAGCACCTCGGGCACGCGAAGGCGGACACCGAGGAGTACCTGTTCCCGACGTCGACGACGTACGGGATCCGCGACGGGCGGATCGCCGACGTCCAGGTGCACACCGCGGACCAGCACAGCGTGGACCGCTTCATGTGGACCGTCTTCCAGCTCAAGCCGATCGACGAGCGCATCGCCGTCTGA